In Anopheles arabiensis isolate DONGOLA chromosome 2, AaraD3, whole genome shotgun sequence, the genomic window CAGCTGctcattttgcattttgctcATAACACTCTCATTTTGCCATGTTTTTTCCTACTATGAAATTTATAGACCGAAGAAACATTCATCCAACTGGTTAAAAAGTTATCTCATATTACAGCTAAAGCAGAGGATGTATTCGAATTATCAGAGCAACTACTGAACATAAGAAATTAAATAGCAAACACTATAAGTCAAAATCACAATGcttatgcaaaataaagctACGTGGTTTTTTCTTGAATCAAAATATTAGCCTCAATTTTATTCGTCCTCAAATCACAGAAACAAATTCCGAACTGCCACAAATTCTCCTTAGTGATGATGCTGGTACAGGTTGCCGTTGGCGTAGCTGCTGCCATGTCCATGGCCGTGTCCATGGCTGTACGAGTGTCCAGCCTCATGGTGTCCATACACTTCCGGATGGTGAGCATGACCCACTCGCTTGACGTGAGCCTGGAAGCCGTTGTGCTTGTCGGACGAGTACTCAACTACTCGCTTGGTTCCGTCGGCTTCATCCAGAGTGTAAGCTCCCTTGACGACATCTCCATCCCGATGTTCCCACTGGCTCTTGTGGTCTCCGGTGTGAGGATCCTTTACGCCATACTCGAACTTGTAGCTGGGATGCGAATGATAGTCCTCATGCTCGTAAGCAGCAACGCCTACAGCTAGCAGAGCGAGGGCGGCGATCGTGATCTTCATCATTTTGGAAAGAGCTCTTTGGTTTGTGGATTGGTTGGATGTTAATCGAGCTGTGGCTGTCGGTTGACTGATGGCATTTGAGGTGGGTATGAGGCCTTAAATACGAAGCGAAAGTGGTTGGGTATGAATTTGTGatttcctttcgtttgtttatgtttggcAAGATATT contains:
- the LOC120897738 gene encoding cuticle protein 19-like → MMKITIAALALLAVGVAAYEHEDYHSHPSYKFEYGVKDPHTGDHKSQWEHRDGDVVKGAYTLDEADGTKRVVEYSSDKHNGFQAHVKRVGHAHHPEVYGHHEAGHSYSHGHGHGHGSSYANGNLYQHHH